In Bufo gargarizans isolate SCDJY-AF-19 chromosome 6, ASM1485885v1, whole genome shotgun sequence, a single genomic region encodes these proteins:
- the LOC122942317 gene encoding oocyte zinc finger protein XlCOF7.1-like isoform X1, whose product MEKNKSAIKEKIINLTLEILYLLTGEDYIIVKKPGGHATHNRLQVVEGICRTLGNVLLTPPHSVTPQEDNEQKILELTNKIIELLTGEVSIRCQDVTVCFSMEEWEYIERHKDLYKDILMENRQNIILPDGPDCKNSLFCNVTPEYLNGDDMAMDTESETESLKIHSPLDVQTFSREATTGKISGYKNRNISHVEDLHYSSIHIKEEPCDVSWDGENLPNTTDPTVQFHSVHIKEEPVSDDEENSTDSNIYTQHAYLHSMEGPVSCGGQDLTLPNVYTSTDPSQYPYTHNIQESFSFDRGKLAEPDSYRPTDHMHQHSTIHIMEEPALSNSEDHYDTNFSTQYLPVQIKEEPVSGDDHIHIKTRRYPSRQSTSPIKQRGPASHKGIKRKNLKNTVKEPPVTSTDSGETDENEKNCSSVYSVRQSANTMEILYHCPSCHKGFYSNLDLARHQVIHTVDKFFICSLCGKSFTEMSFLVKHQVIHTDLKLCVCQVCGGCFYSETSLAKHQKSHSLPMYCSTCGRCFFSKTELEMHKRKHTGERPYSCHMCGKHFIAKSVLNKHMLTHTQSEQSK is encoded by the exons GATTATATTATTGTGAAGAAGCCAGGTGGACATGCCACACACAACAGACTTCAGGTCGTAGAAGGGATTTGTAGGActctgggaaatgttttactgacTCCACCTCACTCTGTGACACCTCAAGAGGACAATgaacagaagatcctagaactgaCCAACAAAATCATTGAGTTGCTGACTGGTGAG GTTTCTATAAgatgtcaggatgtcactgtctgtttctcaatggaggagtgggagtatatagaaagACACAAGGATCTCTACAAAGACATCCTGATGGAGAACAGACAAAATATTATATTACCAG atggCCCCGATTGCAAAAATAGTCTTTTCTGTAATGTAACTCCAGAATATCTAAATGGAGATGATATGGCTATGGATACTGAATCTGAAACTGAAAGTTTAAAAATACATAGCCCTCTAGATGTACAAACGTTTTCAAGAGAAGCCACTACCGGAAAAATATCTggatataaaaatagaaatatcAGTCATGTAGAGGATCTACACTATTCCTCTATTCATATTAAGGAGGAACCATGTGATGTCTCATGGGATGGAGAAAATCTTCCAAATACTACTGACCCAACTGTTCAATTTCATTCTGTTCATATTAAGGAGGAACCAGTCTCAGATGATGAAGAAAACTCCACAGACTCCAACATTTATACACAACATGCTTATCTCCATAGTATGGAGGGACCAGTCTCATGTGGTGGACAAGATCTCACTCTACCCAATGTTtatacatccacagatccctcacagTATCCATATACTCATAATATTCAGGAATCATTCTCATTTGATAGAGGTAAGCTCGCAGAACCTGACAGTTATAGGCCCACTGACCATATGCATCAGCATTCAACTATTCATATTATGGAGGAACCAGCCTTATCCAACAGCGAAGACCACTACGACACCAACTTTAGTACACAGTACTTGCCTGTTCAAATTAAGGAGGAACCAGTCTCAGGTGACGATCATATACACATCAAAACACGCAGATATCCTTCGagacaatctacatctcctattAAGCAAAGAGGACCAGCCTCACACAAAGGAATAAAGCGCAAAAACCTCAAAAATACTGTTAAAGAGCCTCCAGTTACATCAACGGATTCAGGTGAAACAGATGAGAATGAGAAAAACTGTTCTTCTGTCTACTCAGTCCGTCAAAGTGCCAACACAATGGAGATTTTGTATCACTGTCCCAGTTGCCATAAAGGCTTTTACAGTAACTTGGATCTTGCTCGACATCAAGTCATTCACACCGTAGATAAATTTTTTATATGTTCCTTATGTGGGAAAAGCTTCACAGAGATGTCGTTCCTTGTGAAACACCAGGTCATTCACACAGACTTGAAGTTGTGTGTGTGCCAGGTGTGCGGAGGATGTTTCTACAGTGAAACGTCACTCGCAAAACACCAGAAAAGTCACTCGTTACCTATGTACTGCTCCACGTGTGGCAGGTGCTTTTTCAGCAAGACAGAGTTGGAAATGCACAAGCGGAAGCACACGGGCGAGAGACCCTACAGCTGTCACATGTGTGGAAAACATTTTATTGCCAAATCTGTTCTCAACAAACACATGTTAACACATACCCAATCAGAACAGTCTAAATGA
- the LOC122942317 gene encoding zinc finger protein 836-like isoform X2, giving the protein MEEWEYIERHKDLYKDILMENRQNIILPDGPDCKNSLFCNVTPEYLNGDDMAMDTESETESLKIHSPLDVQTFSREATTGKISGYKNRNISHVEDLHYSSIHIKEEPCDVSWDGENLPNTTDPTVQFHSVHIKEEPVSDDEENSTDSNIYTQHAYLHSMEGPVSCGGQDLTLPNVYTSTDPSQYPYTHNIQESFSFDRGKLAEPDSYRPTDHMHQHSTIHIMEEPALSNSEDHYDTNFSTQYLPVQIKEEPVSGDDHIHIKTRRYPSRQSTSPIKQRGPASHKGIKRKNLKNTVKEPPVTSTDSGETDENEKNCSSVYSVRQSANTMEILYHCPSCHKGFYSNLDLARHQVIHTVDKFFICSLCGKSFTEMSFLVKHQVIHTDLKLCVCQVCGGCFYSETSLAKHQKSHSLPMYCSTCGRCFFSKTELEMHKRKHTGERPYSCHMCGKHFIAKSVLNKHMLTHTQSEQSK; this is encoded by the exons atggaggagtgggagtatatagaaagACACAAGGATCTCTACAAAGACATCCTGATGGAGAACAGACAAAATATTATATTACCAG atggCCCCGATTGCAAAAATAGTCTTTTCTGTAATGTAACTCCAGAATATCTAAATGGAGATGATATGGCTATGGATACTGAATCTGAAACTGAAAGTTTAAAAATACATAGCCCTCTAGATGTACAAACGTTTTCAAGAGAAGCCACTACCGGAAAAATATCTggatataaaaatagaaatatcAGTCATGTAGAGGATCTACACTATTCCTCTATTCATATTAAGGAGGAACCATGTGATGTCTCATGGGATGGAGAAAATCTTCCAAATACTACTGACCCAACTGTTCAATTTCATTCTGTTCATATTAAGGAGGAACCAGTCTCAGATGATGAAGAAAACTCCACAGACTCCAACATTTATACACAACATGCTTATCTCCATAGTATGGAGGGACCAGTCTCATGTGGTGGACAAGATCTCACTCTACCCAATGTTtatacatccacagatccctcacagTATCCATATACTCATAATATTCAGGAATCATTCTCATTTGATAGAGGTAAGCTCGCAGAACCTGACAGTTATAGGCCCACTGACCATATGCATCAGCATTCAACTATTCATATTATGGAGGAACCAGCCTTATCCAACAGCGAAGACCACTACGACACCAACTTTAGTACACAGTACTTGCCTGTTCAAATTAAGGAGGAACCAGTCTCAGGTGACGATCATATACACATCAAAACACGCAGATATCCTTCGagacaatctacatctcctattAAGCAAAGAGGACCAGCCTCACACAAAGGAATAAAGCGCAAAAACCTCAAAAATACTGTTAAAGAGCCTCCAGTTACATCAACGGATTCAGGTGAAACAGATGAGAATGAGAAAAACTGTTCTTCTGTCTACTCAGTCCGTCAAAGTGCCAACACAATGGAGATTTTGTATCACTGTCCCAGTTGCCATAAAGGCTTTTACAGTAACTTGGATCTTGCTCGACATCAAGTCATTCACACCGTAGATAAATTTTTTATATGTTCCTTATGTGGGAAAAGCTTCACAGAGATGTCGTTCCTTGTGAAACACCAGGTCATTCACACAGACTTGAAGTTGTGTGTGTGCCAGGTGTGCGGAGGATGTTTCTACAGTGAAACGTCACTCGCAAAACACCAGAAAAGTCACTCGTTACCTATGTACTGCTCCACGTGTGGCAGGTGCTTTTTCAGCAAGACAGAGTTGGAAATGCACAAGCGGAAGCACACGGGCGAGAGACCCTACAGCTGTCACATGTGTGGAAAACATTTTATTGCCAAATCTGTTCTCAACAAACACATGTTAACACATACCCAATCAGAACAGTCTAAATGA